The Cydia splendana chromosome 21, ilCydSple1.2, whole genome shotgun sequence genome segment TTCCAGTATACaggatggccaaaaaataagtgtattCCCATTGCCACGgaggttttaggattatactgagcaacttttactatgggaccaaccccgaaatcgcgaagaaaatattttggtcatttcatacattttggctggtcgaTTTTCtagggagggtaattttttatctattgggagggtaattttttttttcgtgatttcgggttggttccataataaaagttgctcagtataatcccaaaacctccttggcaacgggaatgcatgcagttattttttggccaccgtgtatattggACTACGTACAGTGGCCCATTTCTCAAACAATATTAGTCTATTGGACTATAgaccaggggcccatttctcgaacaatattagactaatattattagtccacaaactgtcaaattgtatgggttgtcatgacaacacagtaataatattagactaataccattcgagaaatgggccGCGGTAGGTCGCTGGAGCTACTTTATACTGGTTTCAAGATGATGCGCTGGTTCAGTCTTGGGAATGAAAGATCTGAAAATGGATTTCCTCAGTTTCATGCTGCCCTAGTACACGCGGAAGGGGAATTGTCTCTAAAGCTCCAAGGGTGCTACGGATACGAGATGAATTCTCAACGGAACGTCTGTACTGTTTCACAGATCGGTCTCAAATAATCGGTCTCGGTTTGTGGATGCTGCGAATGTACTAAAAGCGCATTGAAGTGATGGTTGGTGAACCTTTTGGAGTTGGTATAAGGTTCAATGTTGATCGTTATTAGGCTTGTTAGTTTTACAGACTTTGGCTTTACTGCGATTCAAATACAGACGATATAAACATGCCATTGCAACATTTTAATTGAGCGAGCGAATGGGAAGCGTTTTCGTTTTAGCTTGGCTGAAAAATTATTTCTTATGGTCCatggcgcagcatggttccatttatatcgcctgtcactaggcccatcactttcacacttacatacttgttagaacgtgacaggcatggtgacaagagATAAAAATACGACCATGCTAACGCCGCAGGTCAAATTattcaactgattctcgtgattTCTTGATAATTACTCGTAATACAATGTTTTTCTTTGTCGATTCAgtgtttgaattttttttggaaatggCGTACGTTTAGGTATTCAAAACCCCTAGTGTTCATTCGATAGGATAGAGTGatgagcgttcgcgtttgcgtcatgtctatttttgtctgggattttgaacagcgcgccaagcgggacgttttggaaacttaaAATCCAGTACAAAATTActcttaacgcaaacgcgtatgTCACGTCACAGTACAGTTTTAATAGGCAAGTTGACTCTTTCTTTCGTGAGTTTTGACCCTAAGTAAGTCTTCAGCTCACAAAGCCACTAGTTTAAATTCACTCATCTTAATTTTTCGCTCGTTTATTCATTAATTATTTAGTTGCATTGGCCTCCaaacaaaatttgaatttgttAAATATGTTGTTTGTTTAGATTCGCTGCCCACTGGTAGAGCTATCATGCATCATGGTGGCTGGACACTCGGAATGGCATGACGAGTCTGTAAAGGTAAGCttcttttaagttattttgattgtttaattttattttatcttaaggTAGCGCCAACAGCGCATATATGCGAGTTGCGACTTCCGATTGtagttgtaatagttatttgtttcactcaggggcaaagttgttgtttaaccgctcgtgctaatattgatacccgagtaagcgaaaaattccaaaagtgaaccacgagcgtagcgagtggtttgaaaaatggaatcttgagcgttgcgagggtttcaaagcacgaaaTTGTTGTttaacaactttgcccccgagtgaaacacaacatttttcaccacaccaacccgaagcaaatattactaAGATAAGATTACTTTTACTTTGTAACTCTGTTCTCGTGTAAGTGACTTGTATGTcttttatgagaataaatatctttaaacctaaaactaaatattaaatgtaaaatatcaaacaaaatcaaatccaaatgaatgttattaaatatttatcatccaaaataatcatttaaaagtcaattctaccagcaaacataggaaaacaactcaaaatttgcatttttctTTGCCTCAcatcacatgtgaataaaatgcaactttgctatcagtttttgaagtgcaaagtaaagCTTTCCGAGCTGTGTGTGTggtgtaaaatatttttgtatttattttaaaagggcACATCGGTGGATCTAGTGAAGTACCGGCTAGCGAGACCTCGGTACATCCGCAGTCACCTGCCTTGGGATCTGCTGCCAGTGGACATTCAGCGCGAGGACGGACAGGCTAAAGCCAAGGTATGTACTTACAGCCGTATTCATAAAAAATCCTTAAACGAGGAATGATCAGCGTATTCAATCAAAATCAGCTGTTTTGTGACCGCCGTCTAGCGTTAATAAACAGATAAAGAAGGGTCCGCGGATCCATAACTTTCCGAGCTTTTGCTAAACAGATGATCAACTGTTTAGCGCTAATAAGCGTTTATGAATCATGTTTTTTGACATCTGGTTATCAGCAACTGTTGATCAATGCTCTAACTTTTTATGAATACGgctgttaataaataattttattaccgcAAAACACCGCGAGTTGTTAAAATGATTAATGAGTGGTTATTGAAATTTGCAATGCATCTCCCATGCGCGCAATAGGTAAGCGTAGCCATAGGTAAACATGTTGCCTTTTTAACTTGGAGAGTACCGCCCGTATTTGGCTTATTTATTCATATTAAATACATTCGATCATTAAAAACGTCTATCTGACACAGCTTGAATACGCTCACAGAATCATTCCATTTTTCGTTAATATTGTTGtgaaatttaaaaacattctaATTTGCTTactccaaataaataattgagtATGGCCTTGTTATGTGGGGATACAGTTAGTACCTACAGCTCTCTACAGCTAGTGACATTCTAAgcgttttaataaaaaaatccttTTAAATCTATGTAAAGTTATATCAATATTTACGAAGacgttataaaataagtaagaGTAAAAGTACAGAGTATCTACATAGATGTAAATATATTACTTACCTTGTTTATACTGCAGTATAGTGCTACATCTATCCAATGAATGTTTCACAAATGATTGATCGTCCTCATAACGAACAACATTATGTATTACCAAATGCCTAAACACTCATCATGCGTAAATCTGCCTGCAGCGAATTACTCAGTAACGCACGCAGCACATCAGCTGTTTTGAGTCGGCGCGCACCTCACTAGTCAAAGGATCTTGAAGCTTAGTACATTGTGGCTACGTTATACATTTGAATGGGATTTGAATACGTTATACATTACAACAACAATTATCGCGACCACgcgcaaattttaaaaatagaatgtaactgtTGTAAAGAAGCTTCAAATTCCTTTGATTCTACTAACGTGCGCTGCGACTTCACTCAGCTGATGCGGTACATAATGATGGTTGGGTGCAGCGTAGCTTGAATGCCTTCCTCTTCCTAATGTTTGCTAACAACGTTTATGAAACGATTTGTGGCCGAGTTATGTTTGTTTTGTGTAATTTCGAGGAATTATAAGGCTGTGCTTGTGTGATTGTGACTAtgcttattgtttttatataatgtAGAGTGGACAATCAAGTAACATTGCCAACCTAAGTTTTAAAGTAGATAGCCAAGACAAAACAAATCCAAACGTGTACAAAGTGCAATATTAATTAATCTCACCCTGATTAAAGTAACACGTTTTTTTGACCTACCGTTACTCGTTCTACCTTTGCTAGTTCGACAGGTGGAACTAGTAATCTTTTTTTCAGACGACCTATATTGATCACGCTTTTTAGAATCATTCAAACCAaccagtatttttttcataggacTTAACCGTTAACCTGAACTTTTTTTCTCAAaccagtatttttttcatatagatggtcaagcaaatcttgtcagtagaaaaaggcgcgaaattcaaattttctatgagacgatcaCAGACTACAAAGATGAAGAGAAagacccttcgcgcctacatttttcaaatttgccgcttttttctactgacaagatctgcttgaccaagtataggaCTTAATAGAACTTTTTCTCAGTATTTTTGCACCTATActttatattttatgtgttcCCAGGTAATCTACACATCACGCAACCCTAAGGATATGGTAGTATCCTACTACCACTACTGCACGCTAGTACACGGCTTAAAGGGGACCTTTGAGGAGTTCTGCGACCTTTTCATGCGCGACCGCGCGCCCTTTGGACCAGTATGGAACCACATTCTAGGTAAGAGTATTTGTAGTAGAGAAttgtaaagaaaaaaaaaaggttgtGAAGAAAGTCATAGAACAGATTGGTTcaatttcctactttccgcacttgtatcgtaaataactattgttttacTTAAAACGGAACAAACAAAACTCAACCCTATTTTCTAAATGATTTGGTTTATATTTCAATGTCTTACACTGAATATGGTGGGCAGGACAAGACTAGGGGGGAATCGGAATAAGTACGGATGTCCGGCAACGTGCTAGTACATAAATTCGAGGCAAGTTCCTCTTCCGCGTGTACCAGGATCACATATATGTTAGGAGCTTTCTATATTTTAGTTGCAATGCCATCTATCTCGATCGCTGTGCAATAAATGGTTAGGGGAGAATGGCTGCAATATGCGGTTATGGAAAGGTGTGTTTCTAAGTTTCCTTTCCTCCTACGCGATTTGTTTACACAGAACAAGCTAATTGTGCATGCCTTAGCAATGACAAAGTGAGGCAATAGCTACGACCATTCATGTCAAATTTATAGGAAAGTATGCAGTTTATAATGACATTCCATTCCTGTGTTCTGTTCAAGTCGGTGCAGATTTAGCGTAGACGGACACTAATTGAGAATAttcattaagtaggtaataattatTGCTGACGAAACTTGATTTGGTAACTTAATTTGCCTGCTCCTGCAAATGATGATGACATTAAATCTGTTCTGTAATCTTCCACAGGCTTCTGGACCCGCCGAAACGACCCTAACGTCCTGTTCATCAAGTTTGAAGAGATGAAGCATGACTTACCCTCCGTGGTCAGAAGGACTGCTGACTTCCTTGGGAAGACCATGACCAATGACCAGGTACGTTGATCTCTTACACCTATCTATTGCTTGACAGTACTGACGGTTTGGAGTTGGTCGGCAGGACGACAAACGAAGATGACCAATGAACAAATAAGTTAAGTGCAAGCCAGCTAATGTCGataaaattgtataataaaTTAACTGAACGTAAAAActacctacgtcaattcttgggattagttgtcaagcggaccccaggctcccatgagccgtggcaaaatgccgggataacgcgaggaagaagaagaagaataaattAACTGAAGATattaaaaaagaagaaaaagaaaatatttgtCGACGTCGACCGTGACAGCTAGAGGACACGGcacaatattatatatatcgttctCCAAGTACCACAACATAAGTCTTTTTGAGCTTACTTCGGGGGTTAATTAATTTgtggcttagtcaatttgtataacaaaccctataatatttaaaaaaaaaccctatCTTATCTGAAAATCTACCATATCTTTTCAGGTGGATAAACTGTGCGACCATCTCTCCTTCAAGAACATGAAGAGCAACCGCGCAGTCAACCTCGAGCCAATCCTCCAGAAATCCTTCGGCAAGAGCTACTTAGAGGGAACCAAGCTGAGATTCATCAGGAAAGGGGAGATTGGGGACTGGAAGAACTACATGTCTGATGATCTTTCGAGGAGGTTCGACCAGTGGGCGGAGCAGCATTTGGAGGGGACTGGCCtgaagtttgaataattttaacaaGACTGCCTTCAGACCCAGACATACCGAAATGTTTAGGACGAGTTAGTTACAAGAGGGAAATATTAGTGACAActgttttaaatatttcaatatctCTGAAGAACTTTTTATCCTATGTAATATTTGCTATTTTGTAAATGATGTTCTTGGTAATTAATAAACGTTTTTATCACAACTGATTTATTTCTTTCGTATGCTAGTTTAAAGTCGAGAGTAGGTGGTGTTAGGATCTACGAGTATTCTAATTCCATTGCATTATCATAGAGGTTAATATTCAAACTAAATACTGTAGGTACAAAATTTTGACTGACAGagcatttttcatattttatgtataTCATTGAGTAAGTTTATTTTAGTAAATTTCTATTATTCTATTTCTATTAAAATTCAGATTTTTAATGACAGGTATTGTTCCAATTATTTcgaatttaagagcccatcaacgtgcacactagtgccacctaaataatcgtgattattatatttaaatttaacgaaagatatctaaaaaagggggccgctacgtactgtattttgtatttaagtaccttttgaatacatcagactagtttttatcTATGTTgttggattcgtcgatctaggaactcaaaacaaaaacggccgttttaactttggacgcatagattgacgaatccagcaatataaaaactagtttgagtAGGTTCAAaacagggatgtaacggatgtggttttatcggaaccgaaaacggaaacagatgttttcaatttagtttaacggaaccgaaaacggaaacggaaccgaaaacggaaacggaaccggaaccagaatcggagcctgactttttaacgatgtagtcgttttcccctttctagaataaaccttcagacaaagtttacacttagtcgtgtccccactaacttcatcaaaatagttccaaatcgaacttgatttcggcttcattcggctttttttttacacactaacattcaccacacacactacacacagtcagtagtcagtacacaacagaacacaaccgattttaataacacgaataaaacaaattaagtatacaaacaaacaacaaattagcgtagcacgtggcaagcggggtgatgagcgaatgactggtatgaacccgttcgtttttgatgtacgccgccgccgtgcgaagcattgacatccgttataacttccgtttcaaacataacggaaccggaacagaaacggatgtgtaataccaaacggaagttccgccttaacggaaacggaaccggagctccgtaacatccctggttcaaaaggtacttaaatacaaaatacagtacgtattagcggcccccttttttaaatatatttcgttaaatttaaataatcacgattatttagcagtggcacTAGTGTGCacattgatgggctcttaaaaaatacaaattatttattagtgACGGTTtgaaaattatacacctaaaccttactcaagaatcactctattgataagtgaaaaccgcatgaaaatctgttcaatagtttttgagtttatcgcgaacatacaaatacacaaacagacagacgcgacgggggactctgttttataaggtgtagtgattgtaATAATTTCGAACGATAGGCAACTGGGGCAAAAGAAATGCTGTAACTTTCGATGCATttaatttcacaaaagtaagatTCCCAAGTTAGGCAACATAACAAATTGATATGATGTTTTAGAATCACAGAAGCAAAACTATGttgcaaatataaaaaaaaatctagacaaatatttgatttgattagTTTTATGTTCATGATCATAAACATcaaatagacataaaaaataaacagaGTACTAGAGTTAATCCAAGATAAGtctgtaacgattttgatagcacacgtagtgcaagttttatttgaaacgtcaattctatgaaattatgacgtataaataacactatgctatcaaaatcgttgcagacttttcttggtctaactctacaccaTACCTATAGCACCTCATATTTTAATACCAAATGTGACTATTATACATGTCCTCTACAGGATAACGTGCTAAAATAGAGCGATTTATACAAATCACaacaaaaattgaattttaaaaaCCCTGTAAATTTCTAGCTAACATTTATACATTCAACGTTCAAAAACGCATTTTGAGAAACGGTATCTAGGAAACAATAATAATAGTATCTACAAATTACCACACACTGGCAAAATGTAATAATGAtagaaatcaaataaaaaaataaatcattatatatatttatttataattaaaaacatCACTGTTACACTTTTCCagt includes the following:
- the LOC134801285 gene encoding luciferin sulfotransferase: MRVKPNLTFSKLDEQTGELLDRMFEKKDCMVEINPGRVILPADYMTIGQDILDMGVLENDVWMCSYPRTGSTWCQEMVWLIGHDLDYEGAKSLQQIRCPLVELSCIMVAGHSEWHDESVKGTSVDLVKYRLARPRYIRSHLPWDLLPVDIQREDGQAKAKVIYTSRNPKDMVVSYYHYCTLVHGLKGTFEEFCDLFMRDRAPFGPVWNHILGFWTRRNDPNVLFIKFEEMKHDLPSVVRRTADFLGKTMTNDQVDKLCDHLSFKNMKSNRAVNLEPILQKSFGKSYLEGTKLRFIRKGEIGDWKNYMSDDLSRRFDQWAEQHLEGTGLKFE